From the Danaus plexippus chromosome 5, MEX_DaPlex, whole genome shotgun sequence genome, one window contains:
- the LOC116768998 gene encoding ankyrin repeat domain-containing protein 17 isoform X9: MQNVGQSENRNIDKVNVQLDVVKSSTPQSSASSPAKSETETYSGAPAKYMTDSSESEDDSVSEILLACLCLSRPDLLAEMEEEGGGTESSKFLLSHDDPERAVDPEMQARLETLLEVAGIGKLSGEGKHLADPEVLRRLTSSVSCALDEAAAALTRMRSDQPPAHHRHHHQDKPTQCGSTATGTTPTAAASVGADGAPSLAEACSDGDVGTVRKLLTEGRSVHETTEEGESLLSLACSAGYYELAQVLLAMHASVEDRGIKGDCTPLMEAASAGHVDIVRLLVAHGADVNAVSGSGNTPLMYACAGGHEDCVRALLDNGANVEDHNENGHTPLMEAASAGHVGVAKILLEHGAGINTHSNEFKESALTLACYKGHLDMVRFLLAAGADREHKTDEMHTALMEASMDGHVEVARLLLDSGAQVNMPTDSFESPLTLAACGGHVELAMLLLERGANIEEVNDEGYTPLMEAAREGHEEMVALLLGQGASINAQTDETQETALTLACCGGFLEVADFLIKAGADAELGASTPLMEASQEGHLELVRYLLQAGAEVHAQTQTGDTALTYACENGHTDVADVLLRAGALLEHESEGGRTPLMKACRAGHLCTVQFLVGKGADVNRMTANGDHTPLSLACAGGHADVVKFLLACDADPFRKLKDNSSTLIEAAKGGHTTVVQLLLDYPHSLMLPRGNTGTEESGGLSSAQAAALGLSHAPAPGAPSQRALLPAHAPPSHPHAHAHPHAHPPPHAHPSHAAHPAHPAHPALPAAAPQQDVPPNFAKVYLDGRKKQASGNGTVQPGVPAHPPAGAAGAGAGKHKCGRKQRPAAPHSDHHLPPPPDILEDHRADALAGQPRNESLPPTERTMLELADASGPPTLASSALHALDLQYCAQAPPVAAPATPPYPPPQQLFPVQQLSTNLNQQQLQELQQQQLQQLAVQQQQQQKKQQHQQQQQQQQQQQQQQYAQEMQQRPEAYVPQSPEEGGSVEARELGAVLDYLQREVPSLVALPPNELRSLVLQVMQQKSHEILSGKCGSEGTEGEGDGEGEGEGEAEGEGEDAERDERHARRLLAAAEEALSSDWPAVLVDVTGAPACHYRPRPPSPSLESCSLGLTPAPAPAPLDNQPHFALPPPTLPYNDYRSSTFGPAAGGASSGVASGVVGGVVAGVAAGVAGINAIGPAGSYTPAGTPPHTQTHSKREQHHHANNAALKKKGRFAGSSRSRVESSQSQAAPPQPAPAAYSAMDVDGETDSNHDTALTLACTGGHEDLVELLLSRGADIEHRDKKGFTPLILAATAGHEKIVEILLNHGADIEAQSERTKDTPLSLACSGGRYEVVELILSRGANKEHRNVSDYTPLSLAASGGYVNIIRLLLHHQAEINSRTGSKLGISPLMLAAMNGHTAAVRLLLDCGSDINAQIETNRNTALTLACFQGRHEVVSLLLDRKANVEHRAKTGLTPLMEAASGGYVEVGRVLLDKGADVNAPPVPSSRDTALTIAADKGHTKFVELLLQRRAAVEVKNKKGNSPLWLAANGGHLAVVEMLYAAGADIDSQDNRKVSCLMAAFRKGHTKVVKWMVGVVTQFPSDQEMTRYICTISDKELLEKCQECVRVIRAAKETQAARANQNATILLEELDAERCREESRRQAAARRRERKKKKKMEKKEERRKLQTENEKNTLYCEKALGECSEGGEPDDEPAAREEGDSGIDANSQGSCSSSDVKAPPAQSAKSKKKKKEEKPAPAPTQPPPKKIPDKVKLKIDTKPEKEVPVKADKKLEKENVAPISPPATPAKPAADRRPDKKDKKPEEDAKNITVQNVKYGNNSRKSQVFESSRLNVDKDDDAGDKNKKSHAALQWEGDKSTSPKAASASVRRDEGWKEVVRKSSVQTLSTLEPGCKKVSVGAHAISRVIGRAGTNINAIRSATGAHIEVDKQTKGQGERIITIKGSSEATKQAASLIAAMIRDPEADISALLPRAKLPPPQPAPAHQPKPKQTPVKMPMTVSSIVGGSRATPPSRSKPHTSTRPPMPRLHAHAIQLPEKRVSSAPAVTTTTCTTVTSIKTGALSYTGAIVGARSHTFAAKLTATPPADSKPRPTPQVVPSSPAASSSSTVVSSPLKTRDTREPPPREAREVREVREVQAREVVREATPETHRLDDEPRIPRPHADALQLSPDNSSTWSNEDIPVNTSAALHINTTPQVAGGVGVVSGSGGAQEYSLFKDLSGGSVAMWADHNVDLPPPQADASKAPGYRGGGGCSPCSRTSSHGSTPPPPPPPPYHHPMPIGNAVNAMDMSGLSRNGPIYQDNSRNGHNMMVGMSSGVSLSGLGYVGVESVSRLNPRAPDFAQRHPLLQHQQHKHAAQQLFSGAGGTSGGNLSSLLMSYQQGAPKMQHAPPHHHHPYQSLLDRGVGVNSVGNVSGVGVGVGWGEEEERKPRPIGTERAWKMTAPDDWHHHHQHHRTDHDRYQQQGVNMGGVGSVGGEGGYGAGVGGGGAATAAALSLMHALPLSACLPAYLPPGGLPDHHHWDQPPHHATDKQQAWSKWSH, translated from the exons GCATAGGCAAGTTGTCCGGTGAGGGCAAACACCTAGCGGACCCCGAGGTGCTCCGTCGACTGACGTCTTCGGTGTCGTGTGCGCTGGACGAGGCGGCCGCGGCCCTGACGCGCATGCGCAGCGACCAGCCCCCCGCCCACCATCGACACCACCATCAAGATAAACC tACTCAGTGTGGATCCACGGCCACGGGGACTACACCGACGGCCGCGGCGTCCGTGGGCGCGGACGGGGCTCCGTCGCTGGCGGAGGCCTGCTCGGACGGTGATGTGGGCACGGTGAGGAAGCTGCTGACCGAGGGCCGGTCGGTTCACGAGACCACTGAGGAGGGCGAATCCCTACTCTCGCTGGCCTGTTCAGCTGGTTACTACGAGTTGGCTCAAGTTCTACTGGCGATGCACGCGAGCGTCGAGGACAGGGGGATCAAG GGCGATTGTACGCCGCTGATGGAGGCCGCGAGTGCCGGTCACGTGGACATCGTGAGGCTGCTGGTCGCTCACGGCGCCGACGTCAACGCTGTCTCGGGCTCCGGGAACACGCCCCTCATGTACGCCTGCGCCGGCGGACACGAGGACTGCGTGCGGGCGCTGCTCGATAACGGGGCCAATGTAGAAGATCACAACGAAAACGGTCACACGCCGCTCATGGAG GCCGCATCAGCCGGTCACGTGGGCGTCGCGAAGATCTTGCTGGAGCACGGCGCCGGCATCAACACGCACTCCAACGAGTTCAAGGAGTCCGCCCTCACGCTCGCATGCTACAAGGGTCACCTGGACATGGTCAGGTTCCTGTTGGCGGCCGGCGCCGACCGCGAGCACAAGACTGACGAGATGCACACCGCCCTCATGGAGGCCAGCATGGACGGACACGTCGAGGTCGCCCGGCTGCTGTTGGACTCTGGAGCACAG GTTAACATGCCGACGGACAGTTTCGAGTCTCCGCTGACCCTGGCGGCGTGCGGGGGACACGTGGAGCTGGCTATGTTGCTGTTGGAGAGAGGCGCCAACATAGAAGAAGTCAACGACGAGGGATACACGCCGCTCATGGAGGCAGCTAGGGAAG gtCACGAGGAGATGGTGGCGCTGCTGCTCGGTCAGGGCGCGTCCATCAACGCTCAGACCGACGAGACGCAGGAGACGGCCCTCACCCTGGCCTGCTGCGGCGGCTTCCTCGAGGTGGCGGACTTCCTCATCAAGGCGGGGGCGGATGCGGAACTGGGAGCTTCCACGCCGCTCATGGAGGCCTCGCAGGAAGGACACCTGGAGCTCGTACG ATACCTGCTGCAAGCCGGCGCGGAGGTCCACGCTCAGACGCAGACGGGCGACACGGCGTTGACGTACGCGTGCGAGAACGGACACACGGACGTGGCGGACGTGCTGCTGCGGGCCGGGGCGCTGCTGGAGCACGAGAGCGAGGGAGGCAGGACGCCGCTCATGAAGGCCTGTCGCGCCGGACATCTGTGTACCGTGCAGTTCCTCGTGGGCAAG GGTGCTGACGTGAACCGCATGACGGCCAACGGGGATCACACGCCGCTGTCGCTGGCGTGCGCCGGCGGACATGCGGACGTGGTGAAGTTCCTGCTGGCGTGCGACGCCGACCCCTTCCGCAAGCTCAAGGACAACTCCAGCACACTCATCGAGGCGGCCAAGGGCGGACACACCACCGTCGTGCAGCTGCTGCTAGACTACCCCCACTCCCTCATGTTGCCCAGAG GTAACACGGGTACGGAGGAGAGCGGGGGTCTGAGTTCCGCACAGGCGGCGGCGCTCGGCCTGAGTCACGCCCCGGCGCCGGGCGCGCCCAGCCAGCGAGCGCTGCTCCCCGCGCACGCACCCCCCTCGCACCCTCACGCACATGCCCACCCTCACGCGCACCCCCCGCCGCACGCGCATCCCTCGCACGCCGCTCACCCCGCGCATCCTGCTCACCCCGCCCTCCCCGCGGCCGCGCCGCAGCAGGACGTGCCACCCAACTTCGCCAAAGTCTATTTGGACG GAAGAAAGAAACAGGCGAGCGGCAACGGTACGGTCCAGCCGGGCGTCCCCGCGCATCCCCCGGCCGGGGCGGCGGGCGCGGGGGCCGGCAAGCACAAGTGCGGCCGCAAGCAGCGTCCCGCCGCGCCGCACTCCGACCACCACCTGCCGCCGCCGCCCGACATACTGGAGGACCAT agGGCGGACGCGCTCGCCGGTCAGCCGAGGAATGAATCACTGCCACCGACTGAGAGGACGATGCTGGAACTAGCCGACGCCTCCG GTCCACCGACTCTCGCCTCGTCAGCTCTGCACGCCCTCGACCTGCAGTACTGCGCCCAAG CACCCCCTGTGGCGGCGCCGGCGACGCCCCCGTACCCACCTCCTCAACAGCTGTTCCCGGTGCAACAACTCTCCACCAACCTCAACCAG CAACAGTTGCAAGAGCTTCAGCAGCAACAACTCCAGCAGCTAGCTGTACAACAGCAACAGCAGCAAAAGAAGCAACAACACCAGCAACAGCAACAacagcagcagcagcagcaaCAACAACAGTATGCACAGGAGATGCAGCAGAGGCCTGAAGCATACGTGCCgcag TCTCCGGAGGAGGGTGGGTCGGTGGAGGCCCGCGAGCTGGGCGCCGTCCTGGACTACCTGCAGCGGGAGGTGCCGTCCCTGGTGGCTCTGCCGCCCAACGAACTGCGCTCACTCGTCCTGCAG GTGATGCAGCAGAAGTCCCACGAGATCCTGTCGGGGAAATGTGGCTCAGAGGGCACGGAGGGTGAGGGGGATGGGGAAGGGGAAGGCGAGGGAGAGGCGGAGGGCGAAGGAGAGGACGCCGAGCGTGACGAGAGACACGCCAGGAGGCTGCTGGCCGCCGCCGAGGAGGCGCTGTCCAGCGACTGGCCCGCTGTACTCGTCGATGTCACG GGTGCTCCGGCCTGCCACTACCGTCCTCGGCCTCCGTCCCCTTCGCTGGAGTCGTGCTCGCTGGGCCTGACCCCGGCCCCGGCGCCCGCGCCTCTAGACAACCAGCCACACTTTGCTCTGCCACCTCCAACACTGCCTTACAACGACTATAG ATCATCAACGTTCGGTCCCGCGGCGGGCGGAGCGTCGAGCGGAGTGGCGAGCGGAGTGGTGGGCGGCGTAGTGGCGGGCGTGGCGGCCGGCGTGGCGGGTATCAATGCGATCGGTCCCGCCGGCTCATACACGCCCGCGGGGACTCCGCCTCACACGCAAACCCATTCCAAGAGAGAACAACACCACCATGCCAACAACGCCGCGCTCAAGAAAAAG GGTCGGTTCGCGGGCAGTTCCCGGAGTCGTGTGGAGTCGTCTCAGTCGCAGGCCGCGCCACCCCAGCCCGCGCCGGCCGCCTACTCCGCCATGGATGTGGACGGAGAAACGGACTCCAACCACGACACGGCCCTCACCCTAGCCTGTACCGGCGGACACGAGGACCTGGTGGAACTACTGCTGTCCAGGGGCGCGGACATCGAACACCGGGATAAGAAG GGCTTCACACCTCTTATCCTGGCTGCCACGGCCGGCCACGAGAAGATAGTGGAGATCCTGTTGAACCACGGCGCGGATATCGAAGCTCAATCGGAAAGGACGAAGGACACCCCGCTGTCTCTGGCCTGCAGCGGCGGACGTTATGAAGTAGTGGAGCTGATCCTGAGCCGAGGAGCCAACAAGGAACACCGCAACGTGTCCGACTACACCCCGCTCTCGCTCGCCGCCTCCGGGGGATACGTCAACATCATACGACTCCTATTACACCACCAG GCGGAGATAAACTCCCGCACGGGTTCCAAGCTGGGTATATCGCCTCTGATGCTGGCGGCCATGAACGGTCACACGGCCGCTGTGAGACTGTTACTGGACTGCGGCTCCGACATCAACGCTCAGATAGAAACCAACAGGAACACGGCGCTAACACTCGCCTGCTTCCAAG GGCGTCACGAGGTGGTGAGTCTGCTATTGGATCGGAAGGCGAACGTAGAGCATCGCGCCAAGACCGGCCTGACGCCTCTCATGGAGGCGGCCAGCGGAGGATACGTGGAGGTCGGCCGAGTCTTACTGGACAAGGGCGCTGATGTGAACGCGCCCCCAGTCCCATCCTCGAGAGACACAGCGCTAACCATCGCCGCTGATAAGGGACACACCAAATTCGTCGAACTTCTACTGCAAAG ACGAGCGGCTGTAGAGGTGAAGAACAAAAAAGGCAACTCCCCGCTGTGGCTGGCGGCTAACGGCGGACATCTGGCTGTAGTGGAGATGTTGTACGCGGCCGGAGCGGACATCGACTCTCAAGACAATAGAAAG GTATCCTGCTTAATGGCCGCTTTCCGAAAGGGACATACTAAAGTGGTCAAATGGATGGTCGGCGTCGTAACGCAATTCCCCTCCGACCAGGAAATGACCAG GTATATCTGCACGATATCGGACAAGGAACTGCTGGAGAAATGCCAGGAGTGCGTGCGGGTCATACGAGCGGCTAAAGAGACGCAGGCCGCGCGCGCCAACCAGAACGCCACCATACTGCTGGAGGAGCTGGACGCTGAGCGCTGCAGGGAGGAGTCCAGGAGGCAGGCGGCGGCGCGGCGTAGGGagaggaagaagaagaagaagatggAGAAGAAG GAGGAAAGGCGCAAGTTGCAGACGGAGAACGAAAAGAACACTCTGTACTGCGAGAAGGCGCTGGGAGAGTGTTCGGAAGGAGGGGAACCCGACGACGAGCCCGCGGCCAGGGAGGAGGGCGACTCCGGCATAGACGCCAACTCACAG GGCTCGTGCTCCTCCTCGGACGTGAAGGCGCCTCCAGCTCAAAGTGCCAAGAgcaagaaaaagaaaaaggaaGAAAAGCCAGCGCCCGCCCCGACACAGCCGCCGCCCAAGAAAATACCAGACAAA GTGAAACTGAAAATAGACACAAAACCCGAGAAAGAGGTCCCGGTGAAGGCGGACAAGAAGCTGGAGAAAGAAAACGTGGCACCCATCTCGCCGCCCGCCACGCCCGCCAAGCCCGCCGCGGACAGGAGGCCGGACAAGAAGGACAA GAAACCCGAAGAGGACGCCAAAAACATCACAGTACAGAACGTCAAGTATGGAAATAACTCGCGGAAGAGCCAAGTGTTCGAGTCCAGCAGACTCAACGTGGACAAGGACGACGACGCCGgcgacaaaaataaaaagagtcaCGCGGCGCTGCA ATGGGAGGGCGATAAGAGCACGTCTCCTAAGGCAGCCAGCGCCAGCGTACGGCGAGACGAGGGCTGGAAGGAGGTGGTACGCAAGTCCTCCGTCCAGACGCTCTCCACACTGGAGCCGGG ATGCAAGAAAGTATCAGTGGGCGCTCACGCTATATCCCGTGTGATCGGACGAGCCGGGACTAACATCAATGCCATACGGTCCGCCACTGGAGCTCACATTGAAGTAGACAAGCAGACCAAGGGCCAGGGGGAGAGAATCATCACCATTAA AGGGTCATCGGAGGCGACGAAACAGGCTGCGAGTCTTATAGCGGCCATGATCAGAGATCCTGAGGCCGACATCTCGGCTCTGTTACCGCGGGCCAAGCTCCCGCCCCCGCAACCTGCGCCCGCGCATCAACCGAAGCCGAAACAGACCCCTGTTAAG ATGCCTATGACTGTGAGTTCGATTGTGGGCGGGTCACGAGCGACTCCGCCCAGCCGCTCCAAGCCTCACACCAGCACCAGGCCGCCCATGCCCAGACTGCATGCTCATG CTATACAGCTGCCAGAAAAACGTGTTTCGAGCGCTCCAGCCGTCACCACAACCACGTGTACGACGGTGACCTCTATCAAGACCGGCGCGCTGTCCTACACGGGCGCTATCGTCGGCGCCAGAAGTCACACGTTCGCAGCCAAGTTGACCGCAACGCCACCCGCAGACAGCAAGCCGCGACCCACGCCTCAG GTGGTTCCGAGCAGTCCGGCGGCCAGCAGCAGCAGCACCGTCGTCTCCTCGCCGCTTAAGACGCGCGACACACGCGAGCCTCCGCCGCGCGAGGCCCGCGAGGTCCGAGAGGTCCGCGAGGTACAGGCCCGGGAGGTGGTGAGGGAAGCGACACCAGAGACACACAGACTCGACGACGAGCCAAGGATCCCACGCCCGCACGCTGATGCGCTACAA TTGAGTCCCGATAACTCGAGCACATGGAGCAATGAAGACATCCCAGTCAATACATCCGCTGCCCTCCATATTAATACCACCCCACAG GTGGCGGGCGGTGTGGGGGTCGTGTCGGGGTCAGGCGGAGCCCAGGAGTATTCCCTGTTCAAGGACCTCTCGGGAGGATCCGTGGCCATGTGGGCCGATCACAACGTTGACCTACCTCCGCCGCAG GCGGACGCCAGTAAGGCCCCCGGGTACCGCGGTGGCGGCGGCTGTTCTCCGTGTTCTCGCACGTCCTCGCACGGCTCCACTCCCCctccgccgccgccgcccccCTACCACCATCCCATGCCTATCG GCAACGCGGTCAATGCCATGGACATGAGCGGACTGTCAAGAAACGGGCCTATCTACCAGGACAACTCACGCAATGGACACAACATGATG GTGGGTATGTCGAGCGGCGTGTCGCTGTCTGGTCTCGGCTACGTGGGCGTAGAGAGCGTGTCGCGTCTCAACCCGCGCGCTCCTGACTTCGCACAGAGACATCCTCTGCTGCAGCACCAGCAGCACAAACATGCCGCACAG CAACTGTTTTCTGGAGCCGGCGGCACTAGCGGCGGGAACCTGAGCTCGCTGCTTATGTCGTATCAGCAGGGAGCGCCCAAGATGCAGCACGCGCCGCCTCACCACCACCATCCATACCAG TCTCTACTGGACCGCGGCGTGGGCGTGAACTCGGTGGGCAACGTGAGCGGCGTGGGCGTCGGCGTGGGGTGGGGCGAGGAGGAGGAGAGGAAGCCGCGTCCCATCGGCACGGAGCGAGCGTGGAAGATGACCGCGCCCGACGACTGGCACCACCATCACCAGCACCACCGCACAGACCACGACAGATACCAG CAGCAAGGAGTAAACATGGGCGGCGTGGGCAGTGTGGGCGGCGAGGGTGGTTACGGCGCGGGCGTGGGCGGTGGCGGCGCAGCCACGGCCGCCGCTCTGTCTCTGATGCACGCCCTGCCGCTCTCGGCCTGCCTGCCGGCCTACCTGCCGCCCGGCGGCCTGCCGGACCACCATCACTGGGACCAGCCGCCGCACCACGCCACTGATAAACAG